One Acanthopagrus latus isolate v.2019 chromosome 12, fAcaLat1.1, whole genome shotgun sequence genomic region harbors:
- the lhfpl2a gene encoding LHFPL tetraspan subfamily member 2a protein produces the protein MCHVIVTCRSMLWTLLSIVAAFGELIAFMSTDWLVGFPRTPDAVYGPHGATTAGEAYRPTLGIYGRCIKLPHLQRGILCGPYAIHFGEIASGFWQATSIFLAAGILLLCAVAFISVFTMCFQSIMKKSIFNVCGLLQGIAGLFLILGLMLYPAGWGSNKVQLYCGPDAAPYRAGLCSMGWAFYTAMGGTVLTFVCAVFSAQAEIATSSDKVQEEIEEGKSLICLL, from the exons ATGTGCCATGTGATCGTCACCTGCCGCTCCATGCTGTGGACTCTGCTGAGTATTGTGGCCGCGTTCGGAGAGCTCATCGCCTTCATGAGCACTGACTGGCTGGTGGGATTCCCGCGCACGCCCGACGCCGTCTACGGCCCCCATGGGGCCACCACAGCCGGGGAGGCCTACAGGCCCACTTTAGGCATCTACGGCCGCTGTATAAAACTGCCCCACCTGCAGCGGGGGATACTGTGTGGACCGTACGCAATTCACTTCGGGGAGATTGCCAGCGGGTTCTGGCAGGCCACGTCTATCTTCCTGGCTGCCGGGATCCTGCTGCTGTGCGCCGTGGCGTTCATCTCCGTCTTCACCATGTGCTTCCAGAGCATCATGAAGAAGAGCATCTTCAACGTGTGTGGACTGCTGCAAGGGATCGCAg gTCTGTTTCTGATCCTGGGTCTGATGCTGTACCCTGCTGGCTGGGGTTCAAACAAGGTCCAGCTGTACTGCGGCCCTGACGCGGCTCCGTACCGGGCCGGGCTCTGCTCCATGGGCTGGGCCTTCTACACCGCCATGGGCGGCACCGTGCTCACCTTCGTCTGCGCCGTCTTCTCTGCTCAGGCCGAGATCGCCACCTCCAGCGACAAAGTCCAGGAGGAGATCGAGGAGGGGAAGAGCCTCATCTGCCTCCTCTGA